The Muntiacus reevesi chromosome 15, mMunRee1.1, whole genome shotgun sequence region TAGAAATCAAAAAGCCACCATCTTAGCTGGGACTGCAAATGTAAAAGTAGGACCTAGGACTTTGGGTGAGACCTCCCATCCTGTTGAAAATGCATCTGCTCCTAGGCCTTCATCCCAATTTGTTCGAAGAAAAAAGTCAGAACCTGATGATGAGCTGCTGTTCGATTTTCTTAATAGTTCCCAGAAGGAGCCTACCGGGAAAgtggaaatcaaaaaagaaagggCCAAAACCCCTGTCTTGCAGAGTTCTCGGACAACCAGCGTCAGTTCTGTGAACACCAGTGTAACCACCGTCAAAACTGCTGAAGAAAATCCTTCTGGGAGCCACAGCCACGGTAGTTAATTAGGCCTCTGTTTGTTTTAGAGTTAACCAAACTGGATGTGCTATCATAGCCTAAAATGTTCTGGTGTCATTTGTCATCATCTGGGAGGATGACAGGGCAGGCACTTGTTACCTCCCTGTGGGTAGAAGGGCAGGCTGTCTGAAATGTGTGGCATGAACACGGGAGACAGCATGGAACACTGTCAGTCAATGTACGGTTATAGTAGGGACTTTTGAATGTTGTCTGTGGGTAACTTGACCCAGAAAATTTTGaaatctggaagaaaacataattttggaTTTGGAAATGTCTCCAATTCATTTCTCTTTGTCATTTGTGTTATAAAAATGACAGGAGGCTGTACTTCATTTACATTCTGGATTGTGAGGTTTTTGGTGTGTTTTTCCCCCTGCCTTCCCTGAAAGTAAAGCATAAGAAACTGAACTTTGATCCAAGTTGGAGAGTTGAAGGCATTGACCTAGTAGTCAACTAAAAACTTAGAATTCTGGTTTTCAGTTGTTTCATCTGCTATGAAATTACCTCAAAATGTACACCTTCTCACCTGCAAAAATGATATTTACATGATGATTTGGCTAATTTGTATACcttgaagacattttaaaacaacGAACATGATAAATTCTTGCAGGGATTCTTTATAGAGCTGATAATTCATGGTAGCTTCTTGTGTTCTTAAATGTTAAAGCCTCTTACacagtcttgggcttcccttgtagctcagttggtaaagaacctgcctgcaatgcaggaaatctgggtttgattcctgggtcaggaagatctcttggagaaggaaatggcaacccactccagtattcttgcctggagaatcccatggacagaagagcctggcagtctgcaatccatggggtcgcaagagttggatacaacttcaTGCCTAAACTACCACCACACAAGTCTTGGCTCTTAGTGAACAAAATTTTCTTGTATTTCAAGACAAAAAAGTGGTAAAGAGATGGGTTTTGGGCTTTCAAGACAGACACATGCACTGGCAGTTGGTTTAAGTACAAGCAGTCCTAAATTTCTTCTCAACTATTTTTTGATTAATTTTACAGATGCTTATTGAGACTCTAATGGGCCAGGATACAGAATTGAATGGGTTATAGTTTATTAGATGAGATACACATGTACACAGATAATCTACATGTAGTATAGTAAATGCAGCAGTTGAGATACGGTCAGAGTATTGTGGAAGCattgtcttttttcttattgCTTCGTAGATACTCTTTATATATGAAGATATACGAcagttctttcttctcctccagtTTTATCatatgtttttcctctttctatgTCTCAGTGAATAGAAGTTCTTGATATAGGCTATTCTTGGGACTTTTGTACTTCCATATGCATCTTACAACTTGCCAAGTGCCACAAAAATTCTGTGGTCTTTTTATTGAGAGTCCATTGCTTCTATATAGATAGTTTGGTAAGAATCAGCATTTTTACAATGTAGAATCTTCTAACTTATTAACATGGTGTAATTTTTTTTAGATGTCTTTGATTAAGGTTTTGTTTCTTCCATAAAGGCCTTGCATactttttgttagttttattcctgagtagtttatatttttttaaaactcttataaatagtatgctttaaaatttttttactttctgttgGTTGCTATATATCGGTTTATGtaaatatgcacacatgcatgcacacatacacagcaaCCTAGACACCTCTTAGGCTTCATATTTTTCTGtacattcatttaaattttcagCAACACAATACTATCACCTGTGGATAATAACTGTTTTCTGCTtaaccattttatctttttaaaaaatctttttcttgccttattacaTTGGTGAGTACTTGAAAACCAATTGTGTGTCTTGTTCCTTGTCTTAAAAAGAATGCTTTGACTGTTTCAGTTTGTGTTAGGTTTTTCTTAGGTACTTTTTATCAGGTTAAGGATGTCTCTCTGTATTTCTAGTTTGAGTTTTTATGTTGAATTTTAGCAGTTTTCCTGTAAGTATTGAGATATCACGATCTTTCTCCTTAATACTGATACATGGTATACAAATcagttgatttattttatttaaacctaAAACCAAACTTAactttcagtaaatgtttgctgaaactCACTAGTGAAACCATTAGGGTCTGGGGTGTTCTTAGTGAAAGATTCAATTATTGATTCAagtgattttccatttctttttaaatctgtttttggtaagttacatttttttccctaagaatttgtctatttcatatactttgtggaggattatatttatttaattttaggaaAGTAATGTGGTCACAGCTGAAATTTTAACACAGACACTAATCATTTATAGTAACCTTGCAGAAATCAAAGCTTGATCACAGATACTACCTGAAGAATACCAATATCtggcactgtgctaaatgcttatttttttaaacagtgctaatgaagtataactgatatacaataaattacacatttttaaagtgtacagtttgatGGGTTTCAGCatcatgtacatttaaaaatttattgacaaTGTAGTTATAGTGTTCCTCTCAGAAAATTGTTTTTGATCACGTCAAGCCTCTCTAgtatgtttcttttctattttgttaatttctggtctttattattaatttctgcttttttagGTTTATTTTGCTGTTTAATTGTTATGATGGGTGCATAACTTATTAattcctttgtttcatttttaatgtaaatatttaaggCTATAAATGTCCTTCTAAATACTGCTTTAGATAATATCTTATAGGCTTGGATatatactttatttccttttaaaatcttataaaattgaaagtaatttttaaaactctctcattttttattcattaaaaatatctttattttggaGATTTCAAATACATCAAAGTAAAGATTGGTCATTTCCCTCCACCCCCATACAACCATTTATCCAGCGATGATAATCAGTAGCTTGTAGCCATTCTGGTTTAATTTATACCCTCTCATTTTCAATCTCTTTCTTTACCTCTACCCACCACAgaattattttgaagtaaatcaCAGATCTTATATCAtttcttctataaatattttattaactcaatataagttttaaaaacatttacacCATTATCAccataaaaatgtaataattccttgtatgtgtgttagttgctcagtagtgtctgattctttgcaaccccatgaactgtagcccaccaggctcctctgtccatggaatactccaggcaagaatactggagtgggttgccattctcttctccaggggatcttcctgacccagggatagaacccaggtctcctgcattacagctggattctttatcatcttagctaccagggaagccccaataattcCTTGGTATCATCTAATATCTAGTCAGTACTCAAGTTTCCTTTGTCTCATCATTTTTACATATACTGGAATGTGCAAATCTTAGTTGTATTAATACAAACGGCTATACCTATGGAACTCACACCTTTATTGTGATAAAGAACATTTCCTTTGCCTCAGAGAGTGCCTTATGTCCTTTTTTAGTTAATCTCCCCACCCATCCTGCAAGTACCCACTGTTACCATTTCTTTCACCTTAGATTACTTTTGCCTATTCTGAAACTTCATATGTTTGCTAGCaaaaagtgagatcatacagtgtgAATACTTTCTTACCTGACTTCTTTTATTGAACACGTTAGTGAGATTCACTCATGTTattgaatatattaatttttttttttgtggtatttTACTGTAGTATgcatataccacaatttatccaCTCTTTTTTGGACATGGCGGtagtttccagtttttggtttttgttaatAAAGGTGGCTGTGAACATTTTTGTACTTCTCTTTGtgggaaaatgctttcatttctcttcaataaatactcaggagtggaattactggttCAGGTGGTAGGTACATGTTTAATTTAATAAGAAGCTGTGAAAACTTTTCCCATTTTCCCCAACAGTCAGTCTATGAGTTCCAGTTGGTCCATATCTTCACCatcattttgtgttgtttttttaattttagccatctaGCAGATTcttgttgtggttttaatttgcatgtccTTTATTACTAAAGATGTTGAGAAAATTTTTCATTTAGATATAGTTCATTTTTTAGTACATACTTAATTTTGGGGGAGCAAGTGAAAATTGTATTTGCATCATATTTAGTAACAAATTAGAAACAAGATAAATCCAAAGCATTGAGTATCTGAATTAACGAGTATATCTTTGGGTAAGGCAATATAGATTCCAGTTTGGTGTATAACAGGTTGTCCTGACCTGTTATTACTCACTGCCTTGAAACCCACAGCTCTTCTTTTATGCCTTTCCATTATTTTTCAGTGTTGAAACTTCATCCTTGTTTCCAAAAATGATTCATAGACAAAAAGGAGACCAAAACCATTTTTACCTAAACCCCAGTACATAAATTATCTCTGCTTTTCCCTTTCCCAGAACTATATTCTTCTGTCTGTTCTTTATCACTATTCATTCATAATATCCAGACTTTGAGGGTCCTTAGAAATCTGGAGACTCTATGTGTGAGAATGGAATTTCGTCCGAGGGAAGTCTCTTTAATAATTTAAGTTGATTTTTTATGGTGTTTTAGTGTAGCAGTTAACTTGAACCAGAAGACGTTCTACCACAGTAAGCTAGGAATGCATATGTAAGGAGTGTTCCAATGTTACAAAGATGTATTTGCTTTCTTACAGCAGCCTCTCATGATTCAGATTCTGGCCATGAAGCCCACGAAGATTCTTCAAAGGAAAATGTATTATCAAATGCTGCCTGTACTGATCCCAACCCAGTGCCTAATGATGATGGCAAATCACATGAACTGTCTAACCTTCGCCTGGAGAACCAGTTGTTGAGGAATGAAGTTCAGAATTTAAATCAAGAAATGGCCTCATTACTTCAAAGGTCCAAGGAAACTCAAGAAGGTAGAGCTTTATCTAAATTATACAGGGTTAGGAATGTAGCATTTcaaaaaatatactaaaaacttgGTTGCATTTAAACTGTTAGAAATATTCTATATGAGACTTGTAGAATAGTATTTTCATGGAAATAGAGAGCCCAGATTTGGAAATGCTACTTGTTATCCACCTGAAACAGACCACTGGTTTATTTGGTCATCCTTTAGAAACTGTGAATAGGAAGATGTATTAAGACTTGTTAAACTGACTTCAGaagcttcactctttcccagactAATTTAGGCATAGAAATATTTCCCAGAGACCCTGTACAGTTTGCTTCTGTATTTAaaacaaagtgattttttttgctgttagGCTTACAATTACAGATGGTGTATAGGGTATGGAGATCTATATTGCATTGCTCTTTCTGCCCCACCAGTTTTCTAGGTTCAaagcacatttttgttttttttggttttttttgccacagtaatggaaagaaacagattcctctccagtgtttatcttcggattttttgtttcttttgatccTACTGGGGTATACATTGTCCACCCTTGATTTGGATTTGCATTCTTTCACATCTATAGCAGAACTCCCCAAATCCACTGACTGTTTTAGTCTTGTGAGCTCTCTACTGTCTACTGTTTTGGCTTCCAAatgctttacaaaaaaaaagtttctagaaaATCAGCTAACTTCATGCCCCTTTCCAACCAACTGTAATATAAGGTATGAGTATTGGCCTTGAAAAATGCAGATCCCTCTTGGagcaaaaaattcaaatatatttgtaAGCTCCTAATTTTGGCAATAGGTACTAAAGGGATTTAAAGGAGAATCTTTGTGTGCTCTGAGAAAGACATGTTTGCTTATATGGAGacatttccatctttcttttcgtttcttttctttttcttagaattAAACAAAGCAAGAGCAAGAGTCGAGAAGTGGAATGTTGACCATTCAAAGACTGATCGAATAACTCGAGAGCTTCGAGCCCAAGTCGATGACCTGACTGAAGCAGTGGCTGCAAAGGACTCCCAGCTGGCTGTGTTGAAAGTGAGGCTCCAGGAGGCTGACCAGCTGCTGAATACTCGCACAGAAGCACTGGAAGCCTTGCAGAGTGAAAAATCACGGTAGCTAATtctattaacaatgaaaaaatgagCTGGAATATTTATCAGTGCACATAATGATAAACATGGTAGTCATACCATCTTGTGAAATTTTCACTTTGGAAATTTGCAACAGGGGAAAATGTAGCTTTTGGTTAATGCTGGAAATGTGTGTGATTAAAAATAGATGTATTATTTGAATCTTGAGATGCACGGTTAGCaaattctgaatttaaaaatatttgaggagcAGTGTCATTAATCTTTTGACATACAATAACATGTGGTATGTGCTTGTATTTGGATGCCTAAAAATATAGATTATAGTCTGTTGAAAGGGAAAAAGACTTCTCAAAGTCTTTTTTCTCAAAGAATGTTTTAGTCAAAACCATCTTTTTATGTGTGCTAATTTGCTGATGCTCTAAAAATTATTCTACCTTTTCGCTTGTATACATGGAGATAAGTTATTTCAagtgatgtattttcctttagaaTAATACAGGATCACAGTGAGGGTAGTAGCTTGCAGAATCAAGCTTTGCAAACTCTCCAGGAGAGACTGCATGAAGCGGATGCCACTCTgaagagagagcaggagagcTACAAACAGATGCAGGTTAGAATGGGGACAGCGgggcactgttttcttttttaatacttatttttatttacttgtttatttggctgcactgggtcttagttgtgacatgtgagatctttagatgtggcatgtgggatctagttccatgactggggatcgaacctgggccccctgtactgggagtgtagagtcttagctaatggaccaccagagaagttccacggctattttattatttgaatgaGGAGGAATCACTTTATATCATTCATAGCACATGTACTGTAATAAAATTCTGCAGTGTGTTTCAGAAAATTTTGTTTCTGTGACAAAAACTAAGTATTTGGATATTTATCTTGATCCTTGCtaaatgtatttacttttatatGTTGAAAATGTAAAACACTACTTAGTAGTCATTAGATGCATACATCTCTTCATTCAATTTGATTGTGCAACAAGCACTACCATTATTTGATTAAAAGCTAATTTGAGGaatctcatttattctttttatttaagcTTTTGCTGATTCCAAGTTAATCTGATTCTGTTATTGTAAGAGAAAATTGTATATcatatttatttagaattataCTCTTAAGTGAATTTTTGCATCTAGTTTAGTGATTTTTCAgctctgactcagacagtaaagaatttgcctgcaatacaggagaccaaggtttgatccctgtgttgggaagatcccctggagaaggaaatggcaacccactccagtatttttgcctagagaatcccatggacagaggaacctggcgggctatagtccatggggttacaaagagtcggacacgactgagggactaacacacacacagcttttgaaaataaggataaaatataaataattctcAGAACTAAATTTAGGCTAGTAAGGAACAGACCTTgtattctttagagtgtgtttttaaactttcttatgctaaaaaaaattacattgaatAGTTTAGTAGATAgtttgaaataaaggaaaaaatgttagCCATGATATTAGAGAAGATGTAGCTGTGTAGCTGTGTCTTCCATTTGTTTTCTAATAGACTTTCTAGTTTTCTGTAGACCTTTATTCATTGATCAGTTAGTGTCAGATCGGACCTGGTATCCAAGTGATCAGATTCACCTGAGAAACTGATTAAAAAACAGATTTCCAAGCCCAGTCTTAGAAATTTCAATTCAGTTGAGCCCAGGGAAGGCCTTGGTtggctatatttttttttttggctgtatttTTAACAGACTTCCTCATTGATTTTGATGCGTTGCCATGTTTGGGAACCACAACGCTAGAGTTCCGGTGCCTCACTTCCTAACAagtgaagaacttttttttttttacctccctATTTCATGGGCTGAGCTAATAAATCCCATAAGATATCTAAATGGATGGTTGTAAACTCTCTCAAAGCAAAATGATAGTAAGTATGAtataaaaatttaccatttaCCACAGAGTGAGTTTGCTACACGCCTTAATAAAATGGAAGTGGAACGTCAGAATTTGGCAGAAGCAGTTACGCTGGCAGAAAGAAAACACTCAGATGAGAAGAAGCGAGTGGATGAGCTACAGCAGCAGGTCAAAGTGCTGAAGTCCAACTTGGCCTCCTCTAAGCAAGAATTAGCTGACTACAAGCAAAAAGCTACTCGAATACTCCAGGTAAGCCTGAGATGCCTGTCTCAGGTGACTGAGAGACTCCCGGAAGCTCTTTGTAGATCTGTGAGGTGCTTCGTCCCTTTTGACTGGGCTGGCTTACTTCAGTATCTTGTTCCTCttagaaatattataaaaaagatgaaatgtttcctctttccaccactttttttccttttaagaaaaaatttcatcCTTCTACTACTTGGTTCAGGTCTTCAACCTGTCGCCTTAATCACCATGATAATATCAGTGTTTGTCTTTAAGAGTTGTTCTATTCTCCCCTGTTGATTCTCTTTTGAATTTTTCAGAGTGACTGGCCTAggcctcctcctgctctcagatcTCCTCTCCCACCTTTCCACCTTCCCTTTAATTAATTCAAGACTGTAGTCATCTAATGTGGCTTTCAACTtctctttcctttgcctttcgtATCAGAGGGAAGACATGTCCTTTCATTTTTTACCCGCCTTGGATAATTTTTTGCCTCTACGTTGATTCCTTCCACCTCATTTAAGCCCATTCTCCATTAAGTCTGTCCTGTGTCTTCCTCTGTGTCTTTgtctctgctgccttcttctggCTCCTCTTGCTCAAGAGCATGTGGTTACTTAGTGGAAGAACAAAGACTAGATCTTGAAACCCTTACCTGTGGTGGAAGAAACATTGCTTTTGGCCCTTTTGATCACTTTGATCCATTTCTCTGTCCTCCTTTCATTTAATGCCAAACTTGTcagaattagggcttccctgatggctcagctggtaaagaattcacctataatgcaggacaccccggtttgattcctgggtcgggaagatccactggagaagggataagctacccactctagtattcttaggcttccctggtggctcagctggttaggaatctgcctgcaatgtgggagacctgggttcaatcccttggttgggaacatcccctggggaagggaatagcgctactcattccagtattctggcctggagaattccatggactgtatttgtatagtccatgggatcacaaagagtcggacacaactgagtgactttcactttgtcaGGATTAGTGTTCTGTCTCCTCCATTTTAGAACTATTAACTATAACTCCTTCATGTAATTTCTGTCCCCACTACATTTCTGAAATTGTCTTCTCAGAAGTCTTTAATGACCTAAATATTTTCTGTCCTCTTATTGGTTTCCATCCACTTTGATTTTGGTAGAATATTTTGACCCTGTGAACCCTCCTACCTTCTTGAAAGTTGCCTTGTAATTTTACTTGCACGGCCTCAGCTCTGTCTTCTCTTTACTGCTGTTTCTCTTGGGTGCtcttcttctctcctcttttgtttttctttctttctttgctgttaTTCTTTCTTACTTTGCTTTGTCAGATACTCTTGGTTCTGTCACTTGATGTGACTTCAGTCTGGCTCCAACCCTAACTTCCTACCTGGTTTCTAAATGCCTGCTGTGCTTCTCTTCTCGGGATATGGTATTGCAAACCCCAAATCAACTTCCCCCTCATTCTCCTGTTTTGGTAAATAATATTGCTGTCTTCCTAGAAAATGAAGCTTGAAACTATAGTGTCATTTTGACTTTAACCCCTGCCTGCTATTGGCTAGGAGCGACTTTTTTTCTACCTCTATGAAATATCATATCTGTCTCCTTCATACTCTTCTATATAATTATTTGTGTTACATTAATGTAATTTgttaatttatctaaaaggtcCTTCATTGAGCACCTAACTATTCACTTGCACTATGATAGGTGCTAAGGATACTGAGCTCAAAAGATGTGTCCTCTTTCTTAAGGGAGCATTCAATTTAGTGGGACAACGCTGAGGCAATTGATATAATGAAATTATTGATGCAGCACTGTGGGAGCTTGAAGGAAGAAGCGCTTAACACCTGTCTGGAAATGTCAGGGATCACTGAAGATCTGTATGAAGAGAAACTTGAAGGATAAGTAGGACTTGTGATCGGGCAGAGATTTCAGATAGAACAGCCTATGCCAGAGTAAAGGGGGCCCAAGGGAACATAGTATATTTAAGGGTTTACACTTAGTTCTCTGTTGCTGGAGCAACAAGTGTTAGAGATCAAGAGACAGGAGGGAAGACTCAAAGACAGCCAATGTCAGATTGTGGAAAACCTTGCATACCAAGCAGAGGAATTTTGATTTTATCCTGTAGGTGATGGTAGGGGGTGAGGTGTTAGAGAATTTGAGCAACATGATCAGATTTGGCTGTAAGAACTATGGCAGCCATGAAGAGGTGAGTGGCAAGTTGATATCTAAGATGGCATCTAGGATGATTCCAGGTTTCTGGTTTGAGTGTTCCCCTGTACTACCAAAGGGAAAACAGGAAAGACAGCAGGTTAGGGTTGAAGATTATGATAAACTATGGTGAGTTTGCAAAGCTGATGTGACATTGAGGTGACAGTATCAGGAAGGCCGTC contains the following coding sequences:
- the GOLGA5 gene encoding golgin subfamily A member 5 isoform X1 yields the protein MSWFADLAGKAEDLLNRVDQGAATALSRKENTSNISYSKNTDYSELHQQNTDLTYQTGSKTTYISSAADNIRNQKATILAGTANVKVGPRTLGETSHPVENASAPRPSSQFVRRKKSEPDDELLFDFLNSSQKEPTGKVEIKKERAKTPVLQSSRTTSVSSVNTSVTTVKTAEENPSGSHSHAASHDSDSGHEAHEDSSKENVLSNAACTDPNPVPNDDGKSHELSNLRLENQLLRNEVQNLNQEMASLLQRSKETQEELNKARARVEKWNVDHSKTDRITRELRAQVDDLTEAVAAKDSQLAVLKVRLQEADQLLNTRTEALEALQSEKSRIIQDHSEGSSLQNQALQTLQERLHEADATLKREQESYKQMQSEFATRLNKMEVERQNLAEAVTLAERKHSDEKKRVDELQQQVKVLKSNLASSKQELADYKQKATRILQSKEKLINSLKEGSGFEGLDSSTASSVELEELRHEKETQREEIQKLMGQIHQLRSELQDIEAQQVSEAESAREQLQDLQDQIAGQRAAKQELEAELDRQKQEFRYIEEDLYRTKNTLQSRIKDREDEIQKLRNQLTNKTLSNSSQSELENRLHQLTETLIQKQTMLESLSTEKNSLVFQLERLEQQINSAAGSSSNGSSINMAGVDSGEGTRLRNVPVLFNDTETNLAGMYGKVRKAASSIDQFSIRLGIFLRRYPIARVFVIIYMALLHLWVMIVLLTYTPEMHHDQPRGK
- the GOLGA5 gene encoding golgin subfamily A member 5 isoform X2 — protein: MSWFADLAGKAEDLLNRVDQGAATALSRKENTSNISYSKNTDYSELHQQNTDLTYQTGSKTTYISSAADNIRNQKATILAGTANVKVGPRTLGETSHPVENASAPRPSSQFVRRKKSEPDDELLFDFLNSSQKEPTGKVEIKKERAKTPVLQSSRTTSVSSVNTSVTTVKTAEENPSGSHSHASHDSDSGHEAHEDSSKENVLSNAACTDPNPVPNDDGKSHELSNLRLENQLLRNEVQNLNQEMASLLQRSKETQEELNKARARVEKWNVDHSKTDRITRELRAQVDDLTEAVAAKDSQLAVLKVRLQEADQLLNTRTEALEALQSEKSRIIQDHSEGSSLQNQALQTLQERLHEADATLKREQESYKQMQSEFATRLNKMEVERQNLAEAVTLAERKHSDEKKRVDELQQQVKVLKSNLASSKQELADYKQKATRILQSKEKLINSLKEGSGFEGLDSSTASSVELEELRHEKETQREEIQKLMGQIHQLRSELQDIEAQQVSEAESAREQLQDLQDQIAGQRAAKQELEAELDRQKQEFRYIEEDLYRTKNTLQSRIKDREDEIQKLRNQLTNKTLSNSSQSELENRLHQLTETLIQKQTMLESLSTEKNSLVFQLERLEQQINSAAGSSSNGSSINMAGVDSGEGTRLRNVPVLFNDTETNLAGMYGKVRKAASSIDQFSIRLGIFLRRYPIARVFVIIYMALLHLWVMIVLLTYTPEMHHDQPRGK